The window CCAGTAGCGCCCGCGCGTTCGCCGGGCTCGCGTCCCGCACCGCCCGGTACTCGGGAGTCTGCGTGGTCGGCACCCCGTCGATCGTCCCGGCGCGGATGTGACCGTCGAAGACCCGGTGCGGCAGCGTCAGGTCGTAGTAGCGCTCGACCGCGCCGTCTCGCTCGTAGGTGACCTGCACGTGCGGCACCCGCGACAGCAGCGAATGTCCGTCCTCGATGGCCTGAGCGAGGGCCTGCTCGGCCCGGTTGAGCTGGGATTGCTTGCTATCGATGATCGCGGCGTACCGGCTCTCGTCGCCAAGGAACCGCTGCTCGTACGCGTACACCGACCCCTTCCCGCGCTCGGGGGCGAACTTGGCCGGGGCGACCGACGTGTGCCGGCCACCGGCCGGCTCCAAGGTGGTCGTCGACGTCAGGCAACTCGACCCGCCCGGCGACCCGGCGGCCAGCAACACATCAAGATCCAATGAACGCACTCAGAATTCCTTTCGCATTTGCATCGGCGCGGGGGCAGCACTCACCGAGGACGGAAGTACTGAAGCGCCGATAGGGGATTGCTTGGCGGGCGACACCCTATCGTCCGGTGGCGACATTCTTTGGCTGGGTGCGGGCGAGGACGTCTTCGGCGGTCAGTGGGCTGGCCGGGTGGTGGCTGAGGCAGAGCGGCGTACGGGCCTTGCGGAACGGCTGCCCCTCGACCGCGACGTAGAACTGTCCGCTGGTCAGCCGGGAGATGTCCGGCACGTCGCCGCCCTTGAAGCGGGCCATCTCACGGGCCGCCTCGATGTGTACCGGCGCGTTGAGCAGCCCGAAGAACTGCGTCGCCGCGTTGCCGGGGATCTGACTGTGCAGGCCCTTCGGCGCCTGGGTGGCGAAGACCAGGCCGAGCCCGTACTTACGGGCCTGGGAGGCGAGCATCAACGTACTGCGGGTGCAGGGTGTGATCGGCCCGGAGGGCGCGAGGGTCTGCGCCTCGTCCATCACCAGCAGCCCGCCCAGCGGCCGGTCCCCCGCCGGGTTCCGCTTGATCCAACCGAAGAGGGCCAGTTGCAGCTGATTCACGAACCCCTGCCGCTTCTCCTCCCCCGGCAGTCCGACGAAGCTGATCACCGAGACGCGGGCGCGTTTACCCGGGGCCGGGGTCAGCAGCGTGCCCGGGTCGGCCGACTCGCCCGTACCGCCGAACAGCGGGTCGTTGATCCGCGCCGCTTCCAGGTTTTCGGCCAGGTCGGCGGCGATCGCCGCCGCTCCGGCCAGCTCGCTCACCCCGTCGGGCAGATCGCGGAGCAGGGCGATCAGCCCGGCCAGGGTGGCCGTGTCGCTGTGCCGGCCGTAGTGGCGTAACGCCTGCCGCAGGACGGCCTGGCCGCGCATCGCCTTCGCGGTGGTGGCGGCCACCTTGGCGCGTGGGGCCAACGCGTCGACCGCGCTGTCCACCGCCTGGGTGAACTCGTCCGGATCGTCGCGTACGCCGGAGAAGTCCGGCAGCGGCTGGAACGTCAACGGCCGGCCGCCCTCCCGTCCGGGCGTCCACACCACGACGTCGGTCGCGGCGAGGTAGTCGGCGGCGGCCCGCGCGTCGCCGTCGCCCCATGCCGTCGGCGGCTGCGGCCACGGGTCACCGAGCCGGGCCAGGTCGTTGTTGGGGTCCAGCACGATCGCGGACACGCCGAGCAGCGCGCACTCCTCGACCAGTCGCCGGATCAGGACGGTCTTGCCGGATCCGGAGCCGGCGAAGATCGCGACGTGTTTGCGCAGCGCTGCCAGCTCCACCCGTACCGGATCGCCGTTGTCGAACTCGGTGCCGACCCGCAGGTACGGTCCGGGGCCGTCGGCGGCGGCCGACTCGCGACCGGGTCGGTCGGGTGCGGCCGGTTCGCGGGAGACGTCGACGAGCGCGGCCGACAACAACACGGTACGCGAGGCGGGACGCCGGTCGGCCAGCCAGGCCTGCAGTCCGTCCGGTTCCTCGGCGAGCAGTGTCCGCAGCGCGACCAGGCTGCGCAGGTCGTCGTCAGTGACCGGCAGTGTCCGCCCGCCGGCGGCGACGAAATCGTCCGCCGCCTTGCGCACGGCAGGAGTTTGCGGCCACTCGTCGTTGCGCAGGATGAACAGTCGCCGGTCGGCGACGCCGTGGGACAGCCCGGCGGCCACGCAGGCGTTGCGCAGCCGGGCCAGCTCGGCGTTGTAGTGCTGCGCGGCGATGGCCCGGAACGCCCAGTGCGCCTCGTCGCCGGTCGTGTCGTCGAGGGTGCGGCGCAGCCTGGCGTGCAGGGCTGGCCGGCGGGCCGGGATCGTGTCCTGGTCGAAGTCGGTGTCCGCGCTTTCCCACGTCCACGCGCGCAGCCCGGCGGCGAGCAGCTGCGGCACCTGGGTGTCCTCGTTGGCCGGGTCGAGCAGCCCGGCTACCTGGGCCGCAGCGCGCAGTTCGGCGTACCGCTGATCAAGGGTGCCCAACGACGAGCCGGCAGCGGCCGGCGTCGGTGTCCGGATTGACGACGTCTGCGTCGGTGTCGGTGTCGCTTGGGCGGTCGGTGTCGCTTGGGCGGTCGGTGTCGCCTCGGCGGTCGGCTTCTCGGCGGCGGCCGTGGTGAGCGTGGTCATCTCGGTGACCTGGCCGTCGCGGACGCACGCGCGGATGTGTTTCTCGACGTTGATCAGCAGCTGCCGTGGGGTGAAATCGGCGGCGTCGGCGAACGCTTCGGGCCGCACCGGCCAGCTCGGGTACGGCGGCACGAAGCCGACCTCGGCGTAGTGCGCCGCGAGCCGGCGCTCGACCAGTGCCCGGCCGAGGTCGGCGTCGGGGATCGATTCGAGCGGGGCGGTTTCCCGGAACCGGTCCTGGGCGGTGTCGACCGCGTGGCTCTTGATCAACGCCCAGGAGACGGGCAGCAGCGACAGTACGGTCAGCGTCCCCTGGGTCAGTTCCCGCAGCTCCATCAGGCCACTGGCGACCTGGTCGATCGAGACGGCCGCCCGCCAGCCGTCCTCCGCTGCCCCGGTGCTGGGCGGCCCGGAGACGTGGCTGCGGTTGGCGACCTGCGCGATCAGGCCGTCGACCTGGTCGACCGCGATCACCGACGGGCCGGTCAGCGCCAGCAGCCGCGACACGTCGGAGACGATCTCCTGCGGCAGCCGCCGGGCCGGCCGGATGCCCCAGGCGAGGCGTTCACCGGGCTCGGCCTCGTCGCTGGCGAGCAGCCACGAGTTGGCGACGTCCTGTGCTCGCGGGTCGATGCCGGCGAGCAGGGCCAGCGCGCGGGCGGTGTCCCGGCAGCCGATCCCGATCCGGCGGTTCGACCAGCTCAGGGCGGCCACGAACTCGTTGAGCCGGTCCACGGTCATCGGGGCCCGGCCGGTCACCGCCATCCGGGTCACCACGGACAGTTCGAGGCCATCGACGAGCCGGTGCAGGAACATCTGCAGCTGGGTGGTGCCGTCGTCGTCCACCGGCTGGTGCAGGCCGTCGACCATGGACACGGCGACGCTGTGCCAGAAGGCGTTGGCGTCGAGCAGGTTGATCAGGAAGAAGTAGCCGCCGTCGAGCTGGGTCAACTCGCGGACCCGGCTGAGCAGGTGGGTCTTGCCCGCGCCGCGTTGGCCCTGCACGGCGACGCCGATGGGGCTGGTGTCCGGGTTCTTCTTCGCCAGTGCCAGGCCGTCGAGGATGCTCCGGAGCGCGTCGGTGTGCAGCCCGTCGACGTGGGACGCCGCCCGCCGCCAGACGTCGTTCATCGTCGGGGTGTAGCTGAACTGCAGGTGGGTGAGTGCCTTCAGCGCCGCTTCGGTCATGACGCCGCCATGGTGATCATGTGCTTGGGCTGGTCGCCGACCACAACGGCGGCGGCCCGGGTCCGTGGGTCGATGGCCTTCTGGTTGGCTTCCGGCACGAGGGTGACGCCGGGTCGGCGGTGCAGCCGGCGCAGGGCCGCGTCGATGTCGGCCCGGTCGAGGTCGTCGACCAGGTCGCGCAGGTCGGCAAGGTCGACCAGATCGCCGGCCTGGCGGGCGAGTTCGTGGTACGCCGCCCGCACCCGTTCCTCGACGGCCGCCTCGTCCGGCCTGTACCCGGTGCCGGCTACCGGCTCCTCGACCGGCGTTTCGTTGCCGCGCTCCTTGGAGGCGTTCATGAAATCAGCGAGGCTGAGTCCCTGCGCGTTCAGGAAGCGATCCAACCTCAGCAGTACGGCGTAGAGCGCACCGCCCAGGGACCCTGAGCGTGGTGGCGGCGACCCGGCGGCGAACTCGGCGCGGCAGCGCACCCAGCCCGCGTCGCTCAACCGCAGCACGATCCGCCGAGGAGCGCCTTCCACCTCGATCAGTTTCAACCTTTCCAGTTTCTCCCGGGATCTCTTCTCCAGCTTGCAGCCATGCTCCTGGGTCATCTTCACGTTCGACAGTTCGCCGTCCTCGGCGAAGAGGATGAGCAGAGCAGCCGTCTCGACCATGGTCAGCTTCTCGTCCGACATGTTCAAAGGCCTTTCCCGGTGCGTCGACGGTTGGTGAGGAACTGCTGCAGGAGTACGAGCACGTTGTCGATGTCGTCGAGCACCTGCGCGTTGGTGAAGCGGAGTACGGCGTACCCGTTGAGCTGGAGCATCACGTCGCGGTGCCGGTCCTCGGTGAACTTGGCCGGCGTACGGTGGTCGTCTCCGTCGATCTCGACGACGCACCGTTCCCGTTTCCACAGCAGGTCGACCCGGACGGGGTTGACCAGCGGACCGGGCCGGACGGTGTGGTTCCAGGCGCGGCCGGCCGCCCAGGTCCGCCGGGCCAGGGCGGCTTCGAGCGTCACTTCGGCGCGACTGGTCGGGTGCGGCTTGCCGGCGACGCTCGGCGTCCGTCGGGTGCTGACGCGCGGCTGACGGCGCGGGCGGGCCGGCGGTGACGCTGCGACGCGCGGCGGCTCCGTCGCTCGCGGCCGGCTCTCGACGCCGTACGGCGAATCGCTGTCGATCCACACGGTCAGCCGGCCGTGGTCGACCAGCCACTGCGCCGCCTGGGCCAGCGCCAACGTCGCCGCCTCGTCGAGGTGATCGGGCGGCCGCAGCACCAGCGCGCACGCCGGTCGACCGAAGCTGGCCGCGATGACCCGGGCCAGCCCGCGCGCCCGCACCTCGGGCTGGTGCCGGCGGGTGTATGCGGTCGACCCGGTCAGGGCGGCGGCCGCCAGGTCGGCGAGGAACGGGCCGGACTGCGCGGTGGCGGCGGCGTGGGCGACGGCGAGCCTGCGTACGGCGATCGGCGCGGCCCCGGCCGATGTTGTGATCCCTTCGGCTCCCGGCAGCCAGGCGGGGAACAGCTGGCCGGCGGTCGTTTCCATCTCGTCGAGGACGGCGGCGACGGTCGCCTGCTGGCTCGACGACCCGGCGGTACGGTGCACGACGACGGCCGGTGCGTCCGGCGACGTCGCTACCACTCGGTCCCAGTCGCCCATGCGAAGGTGCCTGATCCACACCACCTGACCAGTCGGCATCTGCGAGAGCGAATAGACCAACGACCCGCCTAACGTGAGAAGTCGGCACCCATCCTGGCGAAGCGTTGATCGAATCGGCAATCAGCCGAACGTCGGTGTATCGCCACCGCCCGGCACCCGTCATCAGCTGATCAACGGGTGCCCGAATCAACCCATCGCTCGGATCGATCTTGAGTACGTCGCGGAGTGCCTGCCGGTGTCGTTGCGGGACCGCGATCAGGACGGGGGTGGCCGTGCGCAGCTCTAGCCACCAGTTGACGGCGGCCGCTACCGTTCGAGATGAACCCGTTCCCGACGTTCGGAAGGGACCGTTCGCATGGGGTCGTCGCACTACAGTCGACCACGTTACAAGGTCGGATTCCGGGAGGCCGCAGCCGAGACCGGGGTCCTGGGCTACCTGGGCGGATTTTGCGTCGGCGGCCACTTCTTGATCTTTTTCATGCACTTCACTGATTGGCCTCTGCTGCCGGCCGTCCTCGTGCTGATCGGGTCCGTCCTGGGCGGCTTTCTCATCGGCACGTTCATGGGGATAGAAGCCGACGACGAAGATCACACCCCTTGGAGATCGAGTTCGACGGCGAGCACGGCCACGTCCTGGTCGAGCCTGCCCCCTGCCAGGCCGCAGCTCGTCGACGACGTGCCGTCGCTGCCTTCTGCGTCGTCTCCATCCTCGACGTTCGCCGACGGCGGCGGGTGCGACGGCGGATCAGGCGAC is drawn from Micromonospora sp. Llam0 and contains these coding sequences:
- a CDS encoding endonuclease domain-containing protein, producing the protein MGDWDRVVATSPDAPAVVVHRTAGSSSQQATVAAVLDEMETTAGQLFPAWLPGAEGITTSAGAAPIAVRRLAVAHAAATAQSGPFLADLAAAALTGSTAYTRRHQPEVRARGLARVIAASFGRPACALVLRPPDHLDEAATLALAQAAQWLVDHGRLTVWIDSDSPYGVESRPRATEPPRVAASPPARPRRQPRVSTRRTPSVAGKPHPTSRAEVTLEAALARRTWAAGRAWNHTVRPGPLVNPVRVDLLWKRERCVVEIDGDDHRTPAKFTEDRHRDVMLQLNGYAVLRFTNAQVLDDIDNVLVLLQQFLTNRRRTGKGL
- a CDS encoding ATP-binding protein, which encodes MTEAALKALTHLQFSYTPTMNDVWRRAASHVDGLHTDALRSILDGLALAKKNPDTSPIGVAVQGQRGAGKTHLLSRVRELTQLDGGYFFLINLLDANAFWHSVAVSMVDGLHQPVDDDGTTQLQMFLHRLVDGLELSVVTRMAVTGRAPMTVDRLNEFVAALSWSNRRIGIGCRDTARALALLAGIDPRAQDVANSWLLASDEAEPGERLAWGIRPARRLPQEIVSDVSRLLALTGPSVIAVDQVDGLIAQVANRSHVSGPPSTGAAEDGWRAAVSIDQVASGLMELRELTQGTLTVLSLLPVSWALIKSHAVDTAQDRFRETAPLESIPDADLGRALVERRLAAHYAEVGFVPPYPSWPVRPEAFADAADFTPRQLLINVEKHIRACVRDGQVTEMTTLTTAAAEKPTAEATPTAQATPTAQATPTPTQTSSIRTPTPAAAGSSLGTLDQRYAELRAAAQVAGLLDPANEDTQVPQLLAAGLRAWTWESADTDFDQDTIPARRPALHARLRRTLDDTTGDEAHWAFRAIAAQHYNAELARLRNACVAAGLSHGVADRRLFILRNDEWPQTPAVRKAADDFVAAGGRTLPVTDDDLRSLVALRTLLAEEPDGLQAWLADRRPASRTVLLSAALVDVSREPAAPDRPGRESAAADGPGPYLRVGTEFDNGDPVRVELAALRKHVAIFAGSGSGKTVLIRRLVEECALLGVSAIVLDPNNDLARLGDPWPQPPTAWGDGDARAAADYLAATDVVVWTPGREGGRPLTFQPLPDFSGVRDDPDEFTQAVDSAVDALAPRAKVAATTAKAMRGQAVLRQALRHYGRHSDTATLAGLIALLRDLPDGVSELAGAAAIAADLAENLEAARINDPLFGGTGESADPGTLLTPAPGKRARVSVISFVGLPGEEKRQGFVNQLQLALFGWIKRNPAGDRPLGGLLVMDEAQTLAPSGPITPCTRSTLMLASQARKYGLGLVFATQAPKGLHSQIPGNAATQFFGLLNAPVHIEAAREMARFKGGDVPDISRLTSGQFYVAVEGQPFRKARTPLCLSHHPASPLTAEDVLARTQPKNVATGR